The Brasilonema sennae CENA114 genome includes a region encoding these proteins:
- the glf gene encoding UDP-galactopyranose mutase, translating to MKFDWLIVGAGYSGCVLAERIANQLGQRVLILDQRDHIGGNAYDYYNEHGILVHKYGPHIFHTKSKKIWDYLSQFTEWRHYFHHVLGVVEGKKVPIPFNLNSLYALFPPRYAEKLEEQLLEHFGFGVKVPILKLRESASGDLEFLANYIYENVFLRYTTKQWQLKPEELDRGVTGRVPVYISRDNRYFQDPYQAMPKYGYTEMFRQMLAHPNIKILLQTDYREVINDIKFNRMVYTGPIDTFFDYMYGELPYRSLRFQFDTLDQEHYQEVGTVNYPNEYDITRITEQKYLSGQTSPKTTLVMEYPQAYVPGKNDPYYPIPREENRDRYDLYLKEVEKLNGTVIFAGRLAEYKYYDMDQAALRALSLFEKEVAQ from the coding sequence ATGAAATTTGATTGGTTAATTGTCGGGGCCGGATATTCAGGCTGTGTGCTAGCTGAGCGAATCGCCAATCAACTAGGGCAGAGAGTACTAATTTTAGACCAGCGAGACCACATCGGCGGCAATGCCTACGATTACTACAACGAGCATGGCATCTTAGTACATAAATACGGTCCCCATATCTTCCACACTAAATCCAAAAAAATTTGGGATTACTTATCCCAATTCACCGAGTGGCGACACTATTTTCACCATGTGCTTGGTGTAGTGGAAGGTAAGAAAGTTCCTATCCCATTTAATTTAAATTCACTTTACGCGCTGTTTCCTCCCCGTTACGCTGAAAAACTAGAGGAACAACTCTTAGAACACTTCGGTTTTGGCGTCAAAGTACCGATTCTCAAGTTGCGTGAAAGCGCTAGTGGAGATTTAGAGTTTTTAGCTAACTACATCTACGAGAACGTTTTCTTACGTTACACAACTAAGCAGTGGCAACTCAAACCAGAGGAACTTGATCGCGGTGTGACAGGACGCGTTCCAGTTTACATCAGCCGAGACAATCGCTATTTCCAAGATCCTTACCAAGCGATGCCAAAGTACGGCTATACCGAGATGTTCCGCCAGATGCTGGCTCACCCCAATATCAAGATACTGCTACAAACGGACTACCGGGAAGTCATTAACGACATCAAATTCAACCGGATGGTTTACACTGGTCCAATTGATACTTTCTTCGACTATATGTATGGCGAGCTACCTTATCGTAGCCTGCGCTTTCAATTTGACACCTTAGATCAAGAACACTACCAGGAAGTAGGTACAGTTAACTACCCCAACGAATACGACATCACCCGCATCACCGAACAAAAGTATCTATCGGGGCAAACTTCACCCAAAACAACTTTGGTCATGGAGTATCCCCAGGCATACGTACCAGGTAAAAATGACCCTTACTACCCGATTCCGCGTGAGGAAAACCGCGACCGATATGACCTCTACTTGAAAGAGGTGGAGAAACTTAACGGTACAGTTATCTTTGCTGGACGCCTTGCCGAGTATAAATACTACGACATGGATCAGGCAGCGTTACGAGCCTTGAGCTTGTTTGAGAAAGAAGTAGCGCAGTGA
- a CDS encoding glycosyltransferase family 2 protein yields MKDLQTNKLQPIALPLLPENPLVSVLISNYNYARYIGETLESVLCQTYPHFEAIVCDDGSSDNSCEVIETYVQKDPRIKLIRKQNGGIASGLNAAYQQSKGEIVCILDADDLWMPTKLQRVVEKLKSQSKCGFVIHNVIQIDGQGKNIKPTPMMKQLASGWMAPDVLENGGFIENLPPASALSIRREIASLIFPINEAMKRHVDGLIIFLALLVTEVRAVPEVLNKFRLHGANTTSLAPITVDSMERSLSALEHIHQEQKQLLKKVYGTEIADKLRDLRYSLAICQYRYLLARLKGISRKQRREVHQHLISHPQFSTEFSWFKPQRWLFQWNLPDALFTLLFNQVYGVSPLKQFVKSLFARKPAMHSAKLLSE; encoded by the coding sequence ATGAAAGATTTACAAACTAACAAGCTGCAACCGATCGCACTACCTCTACTTCCTGAAAATCCATTGGTTTCAGTGTTGATTTCAAACTACAACTACGCCAGATACATTGGTGAAACTTTAGAAAGCGTACTTTGCCAAACCTACCCACACTTTGAAGCTATAGTTTGTGATGATGGCTCTAGCGATAACTCCTGTGAAGTTATCGAAACCTATGTTCAAAAAGACCCCAGAATTAAATTAATCCGTAAGCAGAATGGAGGTATCGCCTCTGGTTTAAATGCAGCATATCAACAAAGCAAAGGAGAAATTGTTTGTATCCTAGATGCAGATGATCTATGGATGCCTACAAAGTTGCAAAGGGTAGTAGAAAAACTGAAATCTCAATCCAAGTGCGGTTTTGTCATTCATAACGTCATTCAAATTGATGGGCAGGGGAAAAATATAAAACCAACGCCTATGATGAAGCAGTTAGCTTCAGGCTGGATGGCACCAGATGTTTTAGAAAATGGTGGTTTCATTGAAAATCTTCCTCCTGCTTCTGCACTTAGTATTCGCAGGGAAATAGCTAGTCTGATATTTCCAATAAACGAAGCAATGAAGCGCCATGTAGATGGTCTGATCATTTTTCTGGCTTTACTTGTGACGGAAGTCAGGGCTGTGCCAGAAGTGTTAAACAAGTTTCGTTTACATGGAGCAAATACTACAAGTCTAGCACCCATAACAGTAGATAGTATGGAGCGATCGCTCTCTGCCCTTGAGCATATCCATCAGGAACAAAAACAGCTTCTGAAAAAGGTTTATGGTACGGAAATTGCAGACAAATTAAGGGATTTGCGGTATAGCTTAGCAATTTGCCAGTATCGCTACTTGCTTGCTCGCCTTAAAGGTATCTCACGCAAACAACGCCGAGAAGTACACCAGCATTTGATCTCACACCCACAGTTTAGTACTGAATTTAGCTGGTTCAAACCTCAAAGGTGGCTATTCCAATGGAATTTACCAGATGCGCTTTTTACACTGTTGTTTAATCAGGTGTATGGAGTCAGTCCCCTGAAGCAATTTGTCAAGTCCCTATTTGCAAGAAAACCAGCTATGCATTCTGCAAAACTGCTAAGCGAGTAA
- a CDS encoding HAD family hydrolase has product MQKTVYSFDVFETSLIRVWAKPTDLFWELGKQLRQQKLIEISADTWQQMRIKAESAARVASKTGEVTVEQIYQQLAGFLGWSTTQAQQAMHKEIALELASLRPVPAIQKRIQALQQANERVIYISDMYLSEETIRTFLKENNVWTPGSCLYVSSEVGVSKANGKLFQHCLAKESVKASQLNHIGDNLHSDVKMAKKQGVRVEPISQTHLNRYEQIIANDSQLPLPFRSQLAGMSRLTRLHSKETSPNKQIIWDTTANVIAPMLFGYVYWCLVSAKKRGIKRLYFVARDGQILHKIAQEICRNWGYEIDCRYLYGSRQAWHAPSLMKVGEDEYTWIFNDTTFLSVHSVCERVNITPEQIEDVLARFGFAKFRWNHNLSRQERNQLKLAFREPEVVELIVATATSYREQAIGYFRQEQIGDGLPFAVVDIGWTGRSLGSFSKVLKSAGLYPESGMHGFYFALEKRVKAFASDQLLTYFYDGDKPVGDRDRICQYRCLFELFVAADHGGTARYEQQGDQYTPVLRYQKNQAAINWGLYVLQNAAVEFAKQLTTNLSEQDCPVELFIRATNVLIEEFVQNPFFQEAKVFGSFLMAEDQGENKLYELAPAYSLIDCFRLILRGKQPHQNVWFPASFARSHPIFRIFMNERTMNMTHHLRVIGGKLRRGILLKQLSEPA; this is encoded by the coding sequence ATGCAAAAGACAGTTTACTCATTCGACGTATTTGAAACATCTTTAATTCGGGTTTGGGCAAAACCAACAGACTTATTTTGGGAATTGGGAAAACAACTAAGGCAACAAAAACTAATCGAAATATCAGCAGACACTTGGCAGCAGATGCGGATAAAAGCAGAAAGCGCAGCAAGAGTTGCATCGAAAACCGGAGAAGTGACTGTAGAACAAATCTACCAACAATTAGCTGGTTTTTTGGGTTGGTCAACAACTCAAGCGCAACAAGCTATGCACAAAGAAATTGCATTAGAGTTGGCTTCTTTGCGTCCGGTACCCGCCATTCAAAAAAGAATACAAGCATTACAGCAAGCAAATGAGCGGGTCATCTACATATCTGATATGTATTTATCTGAGGAAACGATTCGGACTTTCCTCAAAGAAAATAATGTCTGGACACCAGGTAGCTGTTTGTATGTCTCATCCGAAGTAGGTGTCAGCAAGGCAAATGGTAAATTATTTCAACATTGTCTAGCAAAGGAGTCAGTCAAAGCTTCGCAGTTAAATCATATTGGAGACAACTTACACTCTGATGTGAAAATGGCAAAAAAACAGGGGGTTAGAGTTGAGCCTATCTCTCAAACCCACCTAAATCGATACGAACAAATTATTGCAAATGACTCCCAGCTACCTTTGCCCTTCCGCTCACAGCTAGCTGGAATGAGTAGACTTACTCGGTTACATTCAAAAGAAACTAGTCCAAACAAGCAAATTATCTGGGATACAACAGCCAACGTGATTGCGCCGATGTTGTTTGGCTACGTTTACTGGTGCTTGGTGTCAGCCAAAAAAAGAGGAATTAAAAGACTTTACTTTGTTGCCAGGGATGGACAAATTCTCCACAAAATTGCTCAGGAGATTTGTCGAAATTGGGGATATGAAATTGATTGTCGCTATTTGTATGGTTCGCGGCAAGCTTGGCACGCACCTTCATTAATGAAAGTTGGTGAAGACGAATACACATGGATATTTAATGATACAACTTTTTTGTCAGTGCATTCGGTGTGTGAGCGGGTGAACATCACGCCAGAGCAAATTGAAGATGTGCTGGCACGGTTTGGCTTTGCGAAATTCAGGTGGAATCATAATCTCAGTCGTCAGGAACGTAATCAACTCAAGCTAGCGTTTCGTGAACCGGAGGTAGTGGAGTTGATTGTGGCGACTGCTACTAGCTATCGTGAACAGGCAATTGGTTATTTCCGTCAGGAACAGATTGGTGATGGTTTGCCTTTTGCAGTTGTTGATATTGGTTGGACTGGGCGATCGCTGGGTTCTTTTAGCAAAGTATTAAAAAGTGCGGGATTATATCCAGAATCAGGTATGCATGGATTTTACTTTGCTCTAGAAAAACGAGTGAAAGCATTTGCTAGCGACCAGTTACTCACTTATTTTTATGATGGAGACAAACCCGTTGGCGATCGCGATCGCATTTGCCAATACAGATGCCTATTCGAGTTGTTTGTCGCCGCAGATCATGGTGGCACAGCCAGATATGAACAACAGGGCGATCAATATACTCCCGTTCTGCGTTATCAAAAAAATCAAGCCGCAATCAACTGGGGACTGTATGTCCTTCAAAATGCCGCTGTTGAATTTGCCAAGCAGTTGACAACCAATTTGAGTGAGCAAGACTGTCCAGTCGAATTATTTATCAGGGCAACTAATGTGTTAATCGAAGAATTTGTTCAAAATCCTTTTTTCCAGGAAGCAAAAGTATTTGGTTCTTTCTTGATGGCTGAAGATCAAGGTGAAAATAAACTTTATGAGCTGGCACCTGCTTACAGTTTGATTGATTGTTTTAGGTTGATACTTCGTGGTAAACAGCCTCATCAGAACGTTTGGTTCCCAGCATCATTTGCAAGAAGTCATCCGATTTTCAGAATATTTATGAATGAAAGAACAATGAACATGACTCATCATCTTAGGGTCATTGGGGGTAAGTTAAGACGCGGCATTTTACTCAAGCAACTCAGTGAGCCTGCTTAA